One Clostridium estertheticum DNA segment encodes these proteins:
- a CDS encoding HIT family protein: MGCKVCEKQKRIKDDPYFIMELETGYVILGWFQRFKGYTVFNCKEHGPELHNLEHSFKIKHLEEMSIVAEAVSNIFKPDKMNYELLGNGCPHIHWHLYPRVKGDTPIISSVYQLSNEELFDESTRPNEEQRKELKEKIKNEIVRLRSK, translated from the coding sequence ATGGGTTGTAAAGTGTGTGAAAAGCAAAAAAGGATTAAGGATGACCCATATTTTATTATGGAACTTGAAACAGGATATGTAATTTTAGGATGGTTTCAGAGGTTCAAGGGCTATACCGTTTTCAATTGTAAAGAGCATGGTCCTGAATTACACAACTTAGAACATTCTTTTAAAATTAAACATCTTGAAGAAATGTCTATAGTAGCGGAGGCTGTTTCTAATATATTTAAGCCTGATAAGATGAACTATGAACTACTTGGAAATGGATGTCCTCATATTCATTGGCATTTATATCCGAGAGTAAAAGGTGATACTCCTATAATTAGTTCGGTATATCAATTGTCAAATGAGGAATTGTTTGATGAATCTACAAGACCGAATGAGGAGCAGAGAAAAGAATTGAAAGAAAAGATTAAAAATGAAATTGTGCGTCTACGTTCAAAATAA
- a CDS encoding DUF4209 domain-containing protein, translating to MNNIEYKEIEQVITELIIEKGIDEINKKHLEEQGFGGIYAKTEENISYVLCHIITPDFNEDEMKYIISAAERFTSPLLKTRYYAVLVECSCKKEKYERSKKLVEYVLVYKNEIFNETRWTIFDLDLLNLLLFVSSTMRISKFEIANLSLDYVEKNGCLSNIVIKLLLIIKGFDKPEDRDKTLIRTESIYINIIYRLSKVNDVIALGQLLQQIQESGIKFINVFPLERAISRSSLNLAKCGARTLREISFAQKASEIAKKIKDNELEKESLAVLHDLISNNEIVWSESKFELPEKENQKINKDIIDIKAYFSKAGGCIQNRIKALSSALSINYYDSEGKIISSSLFYRPLASFSDIKAFVQSFENQSSLARIATISTLGDGKVVNTGFNPLIQAKSQVYTLHALTNILPAIDALESSDDFTMDAVREYVMKSKYITKEDIDFIYYAFDDYATKRYIPFIHVIVPCIESIIRNIYKNENGTDIQAKDNDNTVQTTVNLSDVLKNSRFIAKITENVHEYLIYFLNEETGENIRNNVAHRLKNAEYYNEYRSKLLMHILTLLSSIE from the coding sequence GTGAATAATATAGAATACAAGGAAATTGAGCAAGTAATAACTGAGTTAATTATCGAAAAAGGAATAGATGAAATAAATAAAAAGCATCTAGAAGAACAAGGATTTGGAGGGATTTATGCAAAAACAGAAGAAAATATTAGTTATGTATTATGTCACATAATTACTCCTGATTTTAATGAGGATGAAATGAAATATATAATTTCTGCTGCGGAAAGGTTTACTTCTCCACTTTTGAAAACAAGATATTATGCTGTTTTGGTAGAATGTAGTTGTAAGAAAGAGAAGTATGAACGTTCTAAAAAGCTAGTTGAATATGTGCTTGTATACAAGAATGAAATTTTTAATGAAACTAGATGGACTATTTTTGACTTGGATTTACTTAATTTATTGCTCTTTGTAAGTTCTACGATGAGGATATCTAAATTTGAGATTGCAAATCTCTCTTTAGATTATGTTGAAAAAAATGGATGCTTAAGCAATATTGTAATAAAGCTACTTTTAATTATAAAAGGTTTTGACAAGCCTGAAGATCGAGATAAAACATTAATCCGTACTGAATCTATATATATTAACATTATATATAGATTAAGCAAGGTAAACGATGTTATAGCTCTAGGGCAATTACTACAACAAATTCAAGAATCTGGAATTAAATTTATCAATGTATTTCCATTAGAGAGAGCAATTTCAAGATCAAGCTTAAATCTTGCTAAATGTGGGGCTCGTACGTTGAGAGAGATTTCTTTTGCCCAAAAGGCATCTGAGATTGCGAAAAAAATAAAGGACAATGAATTAGAAAAGGAAAGTCTTGCAGTTTTACATGATCTCATCTCAAATAATGAGATAGTGTGGAGTGAGTCCAAGTTTGAGCTACCTGAGAAGGAAAATCAAAAAATCAATAAGGATATTATAGATATAAAAGCGTATTTCTCTAAGGCTGGAGGTTGTATACAAAATAGAATCAAAGCGTTATCGAGTGCATTAAGTATAAATTATTATGATTCTGAAGGAAAAATTATTTCTTCATCTCTATTTTATAGGCCACTAGCTTCATTTAGTGATATTAAAGCATTTGTTCAATCCTTTGAAAATCAATCTAGTCTTGCACGAATTGCCACTATATCCACTTTGGGGGATGGAAAAGTAGTAAATACAGGATTCAATCCTCTTATACAAGCAAAAAGTCAAGTATATACACTTCATGCTTTAACAAATATTTTGCCTGCAATAGATGCGTTAGAATCATCGGATGACTTTACAATGGATGCAGTAAGAGAATATGTTATGAAATCAAAATATATTACTAAAGAGGATATAGATTTTATATATTATGCATTTGATGACTATGCAACAAAGAGATATATTCCATTTATTCACGTTATTGTGCCTTGTATAGAGTCTATTATTCGTAATATATACAAAAACGAAAATGGGACTGATATTCAAGCTAAGGATAATGATAATACTGTTCAGACGACAGTTAACTTGTCAGATGTTTTGAAAAATTCTAGATTTATAGCAAAAATAACGGAAAATGTTCATGAATACTTAATATATTTTTTAAATGAGGAAACCGGTGAGAATATTAGAAATAATGTTGCTCATAGACTTAAAAATGCAGAGTACTATAATGAATATCGTTCAAAATTACTTATGCATATTTTAACATTGCTATCTTCAATAGAATGA
- a CDS encoding DUF4365 domain-containing protein, with amino-acid sequence MIEEASLRILDNILPEEWVKRRFTPDYGIDLDIELFDYEEKSCISLGEHLFVQLKGTEHIKCVTASIKEHPDFVEKGDIQHVNKRKVISFSIETALLSLVERMGSAVPVLLIVVDVGNSKGYFVCLNDYIEKVIIQNGINYNNQKELTIHIPLENELNEESIQVLRMYAKRAKLSALLNTLHAKAQNMLYIADDDLVHQTYNFFQSIKDCDAWNARKYLNTIELTKSNIDYFLVHRGLLKFCIDSIERHRRLGGDPEKDIVYFGLTEIPVTFVNAQKIISCKHLWEEVKNLGCILEDDTRALFLPTYLHLLYTDQWEG; translated from the coding sequence ATGATAGAAGAAGCATCTTTGCGTATTCTTGATAATATTTTACCTGAAGAATGGGTGAAACGAAGGTTTACGCCTGACTATGGTATAGATTTAGATATTGAATTATTCGACTATGAAGAAAAAAGCTGTATATCACTTGGAGAACATCTTTTTGTGCAACTTAAAGGAACGGAACATATCAAATGTGTTACAGCAAGTATCAAAGAGCATCCAGACTTTGTTGAAAAAGGCGATATACAACACGTCAATAAAAGAAAAGTAATCAGTTTTTCAATTGAGACAGCACTTCTTTCTTTGGTTGAACGAATGGGCAGTGCAGTACCGGTACTATTAATAGTTGTTGATGTAGGTAATAGTAAAGGGTATTTCGTTTGCCTTAATGATTATATTGAAAAAGTGATTATTCAAAATGGAATAAATTATAATAATCAAAAGGAATTGACGATACATATTCCTTTGGAAAATGAATTGAACGAAGAAAGTATACAAGTATTGCGTATGTATGCAAAGAGAGCTAAACTGTCTGCGCTTCTTAACACGTTACATGCAAAAGCTCAAAATATGTTATATATTGCAGATGACGACCTTGTGCATCAAACATATAATTTTTTTCAAAGCATTAAGGATTGTGATGCATGGAATGCTCGAAAATATTTGAATACAATAGAGCTAACAAAAAGTAATATTGACTATTTTCTTGTTCATAGGGGATTGTTGAAGTTTTGCATTGACAGTATTGAAAGACATAGAAGACTAGGTGGAGATCCTGAAAAAGATATTGTCTATTTTGGATTAACGGAAATCCCTGTTACATTTGTAAATGCACAAAAAATAATAAGCTGCAAGCACCTGTGGGAAGAAGTGAAAAATCTTGGTTGTATTTTAGAAGATGATACTCGTGCATTGTTTTTACCGACATATTTGCATCTGCTTTATACAGACCAATGGGAAGGATAA